In Thermococcus sp., the sequence GTCATTTCTGCGACTTTCTGTTTCCCCGGAGAACGCCACTATAAAAGTAATGTGTCCGATATCTTATAGACCGACTTATAGATTCATCTTTAACCTTACGCCTGAGATAAAAGGGATAATACTACCAACTGGCTACCACTGCCTTGTTACTGCCATTAAAGATGGTTACGTCCCACAATCAAAGGAGATATGGACTTTTGGTGTTATCAACTTAACATTCAATCTTCGGCCCGAGCCTGCTACTCTAATAATCTCCAGTAACCCCTCGGCAGAGGTGCGGATAAATGGGAAGATGTACAATATAACTCCTCTGACTGTTTCCCTTAATCCCGGGAATTACACTGTAATTCTGTCACGCGAAGGCTATCAGAACTACTCCATGAACTTATCACTCAATCCTGGAGAGACGAGAAAATTGAATATCACCCTTACCCGGGTGACACCCTCTACAAAACGCTCGATAAACACACCCTCACCGGTTACCCATACCAAAACCTCAAGCGCTCCAACTCAAAACATGAGTACACTACCGTTAAATGAGAAAAGAAACATATGTGGTCCCGCTTTCATAGGAGTATTGGCTCTCTTAGTGCTAGTAGTTGAACAGAGAAAGATCTAAGGCTCTACTGCCAAATAAACACCGTTCCTCTCGAAGGCCTCGAAAACCTTTCCTCCCTCTTTCGTTTTCAGCTCGACGAGGACTTTCTCCGGAGCCTTTTCCACGTCAACCTCGACCTTATGGTTGCTGAGCACCTGAATGAATGCATCTCCAAGCCTCTCGAACTCGAAAATCAGGTTTCCGTCTTCCCATCTCGTTCCCCTGAAGTTGACCCCACCCATTCTGAAAGTTACCTCAAGAACAATCTTCAAAGCGTTCACCGGGATAAGTGGGGGAGGGAGGTTAAAAACGTTTGCAAGTTCACTCTTTTTTCTTCAGCTTCACGACCTGCTTCGCGAACTCCTCTAAGACCTCTTTCCTCATGCCCTCGAAGAACTTAATGGAACCCGCGTAGCTGTGGCCACCGCCCTCTATTCCAGCGCTCGGTAGCTTCTCTTGGAGCTTTGGAATTATGGCGTTTAAGTCGAAGTCGTACGCGGCCATTCCGTCGCTGGCCCTCACCACGGCAAAGTCTGGACCATAAGCGAGCGTTAGGATGGGGCTGTCCTCGCCGTACTTCTCCTTGAAGTGGTCGTGGATTAAACCACTTAACTTGCCCGGCGATGGGTAGGAAAACTTTGGAGCGAAGAGTTCCACGTCTATCGTGTTGAACCTTATGCCGTTAGGCAAAACGACGCTCTTGACGTGGGGTAGGGAAGCCTTTAGGGCCTTCTCCTGCTTCTCCTTCACCTCAGGGTAAATCGCGTTTATGAGCTCGCGATGCCTCTGCAGGTTTCCAGTGAGGAGGAGAATCTCGTCTATGATTCCGTGGCCGTCCATGAACTTCCAGTAGAAGGCCTCGTGGTCTATTACCTCGGCTATCTTCTTCAAATCCTCCTCGGTCAGACCCTTGGACTTCTTTGCTATCTCAAGGTACTGGTAGAACTCGGGAGCCTTACTCCTGTCGCCAGTTCCAGCTATCGCCGGCAGGTGCTTTATCTTGTCCTCCACCTCGGGGTTTATGAAGCGAGCCACTTCCGTTGCCAGCATTCCGGCTGTTAGTTCGTAGTAACCCCTCTTCACGTGGTGTGGATTGACGTGAACATCGACGTATTCATCAACCTTGGCCTTATCCTCGCTAATCCACTCCCTCGGGTCGTGGTGGTCTATAACCACTATCGGCACGCCGTAGGCCCTTATGCGCTTGTAAGCGGGAATGTCCTCGCTGGTTCCGCCGTTGTCCACGATGACAACCAGAGGCAGAGGGTCGCCGAACTTCTCGTGGTCCTCAATCATGAAGATTATGTCCTTGAGCACATCTTCGAGCTCGTAGAAGGGTGCTCTACTGGGTCTGCGCTTGAAGAGCTTCCACCTCGCCTGCGGGTCGGGGGAGATGCTCTCTATCAACGGGACTATCGCGTATTCGAGTGCCAGACCGGAGGTGTAGCCGTCTGTATCGGAGTGGTGCCTCAGCAGAATCGGTCTACCTTCAAAGATTGCTCTCCTAATCATGAAGGCCGCCTTCATTATCTTGGGCTTGAGCTTCTCAAGAACCTCGCTCTCCACGAGGAATCCCACGTCCTTTGGCTGGGCCCTCTTGTCCAGTTCGGCCTCTATCTGCTGTTTAACCCTCGCCGCGTCCGGTCCCCAGAGCCTCGCCATGTCGCTGACTTCTATCTGAATCTCGCCGGAGTGGAAGGCTATCTTTCCAATGATTTCAACAATGTCGCCGACGCTTATGTTCGGGTAAGCCCTCACTCCCGGGGCCTCGAATGCGGCCGCCCAGGTTATGCCGGTTCCGTCAGTTATGGTAAAGACCGTCGGCCCGCCGGTTACCTGTATCTGCGTCACCCTTCCCTGTATTCTCACAGTCTTTCCGGCCATGTCCTTGCTCAGCTCGGCTATTGGCGTTACGGGGAGTTCTTTCTTAACCACAACCGTCTTGTAATGCCTCAGCGGGGACTCGATTAGGTCGATTTCCCTCTTGTCTGGCCTCACGTCAAGGACCTGAACGATTATCTCCTGCCCGGGTATGTACTCCCTTCCGCCGAGGAGGTCCTTCCGCTTGATTAAACCGACAACGTGGGGGTTGAGTTTGACGAAAACGCCAAAGCGCTCCACTCTATCTATGGTTCCCTTGTAGAGGCTTCCGATTTCAACGTCCTCGTAGTCACAGGTCTTGTCGAGAATGAAAACAACCTTGTACTTCCTCAGGCAGTCCGGACAGACCCAGGTTGTGTCCATTCCGGGCTCCCAGGGCCCTTTGATTTTACCGCATATATCGCAGGCGAGGACCTTTCCGGTTCCACCACAGACTGGACAGGTGTCGTAAACCGGAACAGTCCCCTTGCCGTGGCACTCTGGGCAGGGGATTTCATCAACCTCGTCCTCAACTCCAAGGTGGTCAAGGTTTCTGTAGCCCTTCAGCTTATCGCCTATTTTGAAATCAGCCGGAACGTAGCCCCAGCCCTCGCAAACGGGGCACTCCTTCTCGCCAACCTTAACCTTTCCCGTTCCATGACACTCGGGACAGTCCTTGACTGCCATTCTCTCTCACCCTACCTCGGTTGCCCTCTTGACTTAAAAACGTTAGCAGATTCTACTCAACCTTTATAACCCTCCCTTTGATACGTTTCTCTGCGATGATGAGTGAATCCAATGCTGAAGAGATGATGAACCCCGAACCTGAGCACGAGGTGGTTGAACTGGAGAAGCTCCGCAAGAGCGTGGAGAAACTCACGAGGCAGGTTGAAAAGCTTGAAGAGCAGAAAAAACCCGATTCCCTTGGCTGGGACGACATAGCCCAGGAGATAGTCGGCGCGATAACCTTCGCCCTGCCCTTCCTCTTCACGGGGGAAGTCTGGGATGTTGCCAAGGACATTTCCGTGGAACGTTCCCTCGCGATATTCCTGATGACCCTGATTCTGGCCTACCTCTTCCTTACCAAGGCAAACCTCGGGAACCTGAAGCGTGAGGAGATATTCCATATCCCCAAGAGGCTCATAACGGTGGCTTTGATTTCCTATGCCGTCTCGGCCTTTCTGATATACATCTTCGGAATCGACTACATAGCCCACTTCAACAGGCTCCAGTATCTCAACGCGACGGTTATAATAAGCACGTTCGCGGTCATAGGGGCAATAGCCGTTGACATGGTGAGGTGAATGAGAATCGTAACCGGCAGAAAATGGGAGGCCTTTGGAAACGATGCCCTCCTTTTTCCGGAATACGGTAAAACCAGGGATGAGCTCATGGCCTTTGTGGACTCTCTCAAAGAGGACGAAACCCTCGTAACGGCCAGTCTCGAGCTGATTGACATCATAACCAGTCGCTTCAGGAAGGGTGATGACAACGTTCTCCTCTACTCCGAGACTGGAAAGACCCTAACGCTTAAAGAAACCCACGAGCTGAGGAAGTACCTCGACTTCGACGTCAGAGGTGGGTTTTCTGGAGAGGAGGCGAGAACATCGGTGCTCTTCGTGGAAGGCAAAACCGACGCGAAGTTCTTCAAAGCGGTTTTCAAAAAGCTCTTCGAGTTCAAAGAGAGCAGAAAAGCCCCGGGGAGTTTAAGGTTCATAGAGCGCGTTTTTGAGCGCGACAACTTCGACCTCCTAAAGAGGGAAAGCGACGGTCACTACTTGGCTGTTATCCCGAGCGAGGGGAACTCGGGGGTTATCAGAAACCTAGGGAACTTCCTTAAGGCCATGGACGTCTTTGGATTCGCAGTTGAAAGGCTCGGTGTTGCCGTTGATGTTGACGAGAGCAGGGAAAATGCCCTCGCCTCGATAACCGGAAAGCTCTCCGGGTTCCGGCATGAGAAGACAGAGCTCGGCTACCGCGTCGGTGAAACGGAGGTGGTTCCGCTCATAATAGGCCTGCCCTTCAAGGACGAGCTCATAGACTGGAGGAAGCCGACCGTTGAGGATTTGATGCTCCATCTCATAGCCAGGGAGGGACTGCTCGAGAAAATAAAGCCCGGTCTCAAAGCCCTCAACGAGAGCCTTGGAAGAAAGTTCAAACCGAAGGAGGTTATGTATCTGGCCCTCTCAGCCTATGGGCACTGGGGAAACCTTGAGGGGTTCTACGAGCTCTTCGTCATGCGCTCTAGGTTTAGAAACCTTAAGGCCGTTCTGAGAGATGCCGGGCTGATGGAGGGTCTCAGGTATCTCGCTTTTGCCGAGCGCTGAGTTTTTAAGCTTTCTCCGGTTATTATCTCTGGTGGGAAGTATGAAGCTCGTCTCATTCGACGTCTGGAACACGCTCCTAGATATAAACGTTATGCTCGATGCCATGGCAGTTGAGCTTTCCAAGCTTATGGGGGCTTGTATAATAGACGTCGTCGAGGGCATAATGCTCACCCGCGAGAGAATCAAGGCCATGCGCTCCAAGGGCACAGGAAATCGGGAAAGGGCTCTGGAGGAGAGCCAGGAGCTTCTGGCGGAGCTTCTTGGGATAGAGGTCGAGCTCGTCAAGAGGGCTACCGCGAGAGCAGTTCTGAGGGTTGATGATGAAATCGTCCTGCCGGGAGCGAAGGAGACTCTTGAGGGCGTTAAGCGGAAGGGCCTAAAGGTCACCGTCACGGGCAACGTGATGTTCTGGCCGGGTTCTTACACGAGGCTTCTGCTTGAAAGGTTTGGCCTTATGGACCACATCGACAAGACCTTCTTCGCGGATGAGGTTAAGGCGTTCAAGCCCATGAGGGAGATGTTTGAGAAGCCTCTGAAGGCCTTCAACGTGAAACCGGAGGAAGCCATACACATCGGCGATACCTACGCGGAGGACTTTGAAGGCGCTTTAAAGGCCGGCCTCTGGGCGGTCTGGATAAACCCGGAAGCG encodes:
- a CDS encoding DHH family phosphoesterase gives rise to the protein MAVKDCPECHGTGKVKVGEKECPVCEGWGYVPADFKIGDKLKGYRNLDHLGVEDEVDEIPCPECHGKGTVPVYDTCPVCGGTGKVLACDICGKIKGPWEPGMDTTWVCPDCLRKYKVVFILDKTCDYEDVEIGSLYKGTIDRVERFGVFVKLNPHVVGLIKRKDLLGGREYIPGQEIIVQVLDVRPDKREIDLIESPLRHYKTVVVKKELPVTPIAELSKDMAGKTVRIQGRVTQIQVTGGPTVFTITDGTGITWAAAFEAPGVRAYPNISVGDIVEIIGKIAFHSGEIQIEVSDMARLWGPDAARVKQQIEAELDKRAQPKDVGFLVESEVLEKLKPKIMKAAFMIRRAIFEGRPILLRHHSDTDGYTSGLALEYAIVPLIESISPDPQARWKLFKRRPSRAPFYELEDVLKDIIFMIEDHEKFGDPLPLVVIVDNGGTSEDIPAYKRIRAYGVPIVVIDHHDPREWISEDKAKVDEYVDVHVNPHHVKRGYYELTAGMLATEVARFINPEVEDKIKHLPAIAGTGDRSKAPEFYQYLEIAKKSKGLTEEDLKKIAEVIDHEAFYWKFMDGHGIIDEILLLTGNLQRHRELINAIYPEVKEKQEKALKASLPHVKSVVLPNGIRFNTIDVELFAPKFSYPSPGKLSGLIHDHFKEKYGEDSPILTLAYGPDFAVVRASDGMAAYDFDLNAIIPKLQEKLPSAGIEGGGHSYAGSIKFFEGMRKEVLEEFAKQVVKLKKKE
- a CDS encoding HAD family hydrolase, with the protein product MKLVSFDVWNTLLDINVMLDAMAVELSKLMGACIIDVVEGIMLTRERIKAMRSKGTGNRERALEESQELLAELLGIEVELVKRATARAVLRVDDEIVLPGAKETLEGVKRKGLKVTVTGNVMFWPGSYTRLLLERFGLMDHIDKTFFADEVKAFKPMREMFEKPLKAFNVKPEEAIHIGDTYAEDFEGALKAGLWAVWINPEAESVRRIHERGFEVPSVEGILEVLEEIEKN
- a CDS encoding DUF2391 family protein, producing the protein MMSESNAEEMMNPEPEHEVVELEKLRKSVEKLTRQVEKLEEQKKPDSLGWDDIAQEIVGAITFALPFLFTGEVWDVAKDISVERSLAIFLMTLILAYLFLTKANLGNLKREEIFHIPKRLITVALISYAVSAFLIYIFGIDYIAHFNRLQYLNATVIISTFAVIGAIAVDMVR
- a CDS encoding DUF3226 domain-containing protein, with product MRIVTGRKWEAFGNDALLFPEYGKTRDELMAFVDSLKEDETLVTASLELIDIITSRFRKGDDNVLLYSETGKTLTLKETHELRKYLDFDVRGGFSGEEARTSVLFVEGKTDAKFFKAVFKKLFEFKESRKAPGSLRFIERVFERDNFDLLKRESDGHYLAVIPSEGNSGVIRNLGNFLKAMDVFGFAVERLGVAVDVDESRENALASITGKLSGFRHEKTELGYRVGETEVVPLIIGLPFKDELIDWRKPTVEDLMLHLIAREGLLEKIKPGLKALNESLGRKFKPKEVMYLALSAYGHWGNLEGFYELFVMRSRFRNLKAVLRDAGLMEGLRYLAFAER